Proteins from a genomic interval of Symmachiella macrocystis:
- a CDS encoding cation:proton antiporter, giving the protein MDIWQLLFEIVALLAGALILGGVFARFGQSPLVGYLIAGMLLGGPGSIQLVKSEQEIEVIAELGVSLLLFSLGLEFSLPRLRKLGNKALIGGILQVSVTLAAMTGVAYLYGLDIREAVAVGAMVALSSTAVVLRTLMESGEIDTPYGGNSLAILLVQDIAVVPLAILIAVLAGGEGAREIAVNVGWIMLTAGLLIAGLYILLNFVAARALGGLTLVRNRELTTILAVVIGLGSAWVAHLAGISPALGAFIAGMILGGSPFATQIRADVSSLRVVLLTLFFGSAGMIADPIWIASNLFLVVGATAAIMLVKLAVTWIIFQRLGQSPAVAATTGISVSQIGEFAFVLGAVARTVGAITRETHLLIVSATIVSLLLSPLLLSYAGCIGYRLAKFVFWGRSISPPDALTTAATGHIVIVGFGPAGRIAAAALRASTIKVVVVDLNHEGVKKAKELGFDGHIGDATQYEVLEHARVRDAKAVIVTVPHNRTAVMVVEAVRGLAPNAHIVVRSRYQRDVNDLAISGADIIFGDEQEIGQELGRHLREWLAAHDKDAPPAAEPEDPQQDSSPNSDHK; this is encoded by the coding sequence TTGGACATCTGGCAACTTCTATTTGAAATCGTGGCATTGCTCGCCGGAGCGCTGATCCTGGGGGGTGTTTTCGCCCGTTTCGGGCAAAGTCCGCTCGTCGGTTATTTGATCGCGGGTATGCTACTGGGCGGCCCGGGTAGCATCCAGCTCGTCAAATCCGAACAGGAAATCGAGGTGATCGCCGAGTTGGGAGTCTCGCTGCTTCTATTCAGCTTGGGACTCGAATTTTCACTGCCTCGGCTCCGCAAACTAGGCAACAAAGCCCTGATTGGCGGGATATTGCAGGTCTCCGTCACGCTGGCAGCGATGACCGGGGTCGCTTACTTATACGGTCTGGATATCCGTGAAGCGGTCGCTGTCGGTGCCATGGTCGCCCTCAGCAGCACCGCGGTCGTACTGCGGACGTTGATGGAAAGCGGCGAAATCGATACGCCCTACGGCGGTAACAGTTTGGCGATTTTGCTCGTGCAGGATATCGCAGTGGTGCCGCTGGCAATACTGATAGCCGTGCTTGCCGGCGGAGAAGGGGCCCGCGAGATCGCCGTGAATGTTGGTTGGATCATGTTGACCGCCGGTTTGTTGATTGCCGGTTTGTACATTTTGCTCAACTTTGTTGCCGCCCGTGCGCTGGGGGGATTGACGCTGGTCCGCAACCGCGAGTTGACAACGATCCTGGCTGTGGTGATTGGTCTCGGTTCGGCCTGGGTGGCGCACCTCGCGGGGATTTCGCCCGCGTTGGGGGCGTTCATTGCAGGAATGATTTTAGGTGGCTCGCCGTTTGCCACTCAAATCCGCGCTGACGTCTCTTCGCTGCGAGTGGTCTTGCTGACGCTGTTTTTTGGCTCGGCTGGGATGATTGCTGATCCGATTTGGATCGCCAGCAATCTGTTCCTGGTCGTCGGGGCAACAGCAGCAATCATGCTCGTCAAGCTGGCGGTGACGTGGATTATCTTTCAGCGGCTGGGGCAGTCACCGGCCGTTGCGGCGACCACTGGAATCAGCGTGTCGCAAATTGGCGAATTCGCGTTCGTCCTCGGCGCGGTCGCACGAACCGTGGGGGCGATCACGCGTGAGACCCATTTGTTGATTGTCTCGGCAACAATCGTCTCACTTTTACTCAGCCCGTTATTGCTTTCCTATGCGGGATGCATCGGTTACCGATTGGCAAAGTTTGTGTTTTGGGGCCGTAGTATCAGCCCTCCCGACGCGTTGACGACCGCTGCGACCGGACACATCGTCATCGTTGGTTTTGGACCGGCCGGACGAATTGCCGCCGCCGCGCTCCGTGCTTCGACCATCAAAGTCGTGGTCGTCGACTTAAACCACGAGGGGGTGAAGAAGGCGAAGGAGTTGGGATTTGACGGGCATATCGGCGATGCCACGCAATACGAGGTCCTGGAACACGCCCGCGTCCGCGACGCAAAAGCGGTGATCGTCACCGTGCCACACAACCGGACAGCTGTAATGGTCGTCGAGGCGGTCCGCGGTTTGGCCCCCAATGCACACATCGTCGTGCGGTCCCGTTACCAGCGCGATGTCAACGACCTCGCCATCAGCGGCGCTGATATTATTTTCGGCGACGAACAAGAAATCGGCCAGGAATTGGGCCGGCATTTGCGGGAATGGCTAGCCGCGCACGACAAAGACGCACCGCCAGCTGCCGAACCTGAGGACCCGCAGCAGGACTCCAGTCCCAACAGCGACCACAAGTAA
- a CDS encoding STAS domain-containing protein: MLIDLVHAAGLLERTTKGSQMTDSGPILQIYSTGPMTVLGFGGCEILDQLDIGACRNEIIALVKEHNTEKLAFDLTGVKLVPSGMLGLLASLRQLNVEVHVCNPSDDVREVLEVTKLDQILEVYDVEIDKGEE, encoded by the coding sequence GTGTTGATCGACCTTGTGCATGCCGCCGGCCTATTGGAACGGACAACCAAGGGGAGCCAAATGACAGACAGCGGCCCAATTTTGCAAATCTACAGTACCGGACCGATGACGGTCTTAGGATTCGGTGGGTGTGAAATTCTTGATCAATTGGATATTGGCGCGTGCCGCAACGAAATCATTGCACTCGTTAAAGAGCACAATACGGAAAAATTGGCGTTTGACCTGACAGGCGTTAAGCTAGTTCCCAGCGGCATGCTGGGGCTGTTGGCTTCCCTCAGACAACTGAACGTTGAAGTCCACGTCTGTAATCCCAGCGACGATGTGCGCGAGGTCTTGGAAGTCACCAAGCTGGACCAGATCCTAGAGGTCTATGATGTCGAGATCGATAAGGGCGAGGAGTGA
- a CDS encoding DUF1080 domain-containing protein gives MTATSRHMLVLFLGSLVLWGATLARAAEPESGFKSIFNGKDLTGWDGDPKFWSVRDGAITGQTTKENPTKGNTFLIWEGGKVDDFELRLQVKIIDGNSGIQYRSKAVDKWVLSGYQADYEAGEKYSGILYEEKARGILALRGQKVVIGADGKITPSGSVGDPATIQKSIKKEDWNDYTIIAEGNHLIHKINGHVTIDLTDNDAKKRAMQGLLALQLHAGPPMTVQFRNIRLKRLKLAQAKKIVMVAGTPSHAPGHHEFNAGVLLLERCVNEVPGLLAEGYLNGWPKDPTAFDNADAIFLFMDGGSRHPVIQGEHLREMHDLMKKGVGLACAHYAVEVPKERGGPEYLDWIGGYYETDYSTNPHWIANVDSLPEHPITRGVKPFHLNDEWYFNIRFPVEADHIQPIVQATPPDDVRRTKAAADHPGRLETLSWAIERPDGGRGFGFTGGHFHNNWGDDNFRKLVLNAIAWTAGAEVPAEGIASKVDPEELKQNLDKKRK, from the coding sequence ATGACCGCTACATCTCGCCACATGTTGGTTTTGTTTCTAGGGAGTCTCGTCCTATGGGGCGCGACTCTCGCCCGCGCCGCTGAACCGGAGTCGGGCTTTAAAAGCATTTTCAACGGTAAGGACCTCACCGGTTGGGATGGGGACCCTAAATTTTGGTCGGTCCGCGACGGTGCGATCACCGGTCAGACGACCAAGGAAAATCCCACAAAAGGAAACACGTTCCTGATTTGGGAAGGTGGAAAGGTCGACGACTTTGAACTGCGTTTGCAAGTCAAAATCATCGACGGCAATTCCGGCATTCAGTATCGCAGCAAGGCGGTCGACAAATGGGTGCTCAGCGGCTATCAGGCCGACTACGAAGCGGGCGAGAAGTATTCGGGCATTCTCTACGAAGAAAAGGCCCGCGGGATTCTGGCGCTGCGTGGGCAAAAAGTGGTCATTGGAGCGGACGGAAAAATTACACCCTCCGGCTCCGTCGGCGATCCGGCCACGATTCAAAAGTCGATCAAAAAAGAGGACTGGAACGACTACACGATCATCGCCGAAGGCAACCACTTGATCCACAAGATCAATGGGCATGTCACTATCGACCTGACCGACAACGATGCCAAAAAACGGGCCATGCAGGGTTTGTTGGCGTTGCAACTGCACGCCGGCCCGCCGATGACAGTGCAGTTTCGCAACATCCGGCTCAAACGCCTCAAATTGGCGCAAGCTAAAAAGATTGTGATGGTCGCCGGAACGCCCAGCCACGCGCCGGGACATCATGAATTCAACGCCGGGGTGCTGTTGTTAGAACGCTGTGTCAACGAAGTCCCCGGACTGTTGGCCGAAGGCTATCTGAACGGCTGGCCCAAAGATCCAACCGCCTTTGACAACGCCGATGCCATTTTTTTGTTCATGGATGGCGGATCACGGCATCCGGTGATCCAAGGTGAGCATTTGCGGGAGATGCACGACCTCATGAAAAAAGGGGTGGGACTTGCCTGTGCGCACTACGCCGTCGAAGTCCCCAAAGAGCGGGGCGGACCGGAATACCTAGATTGGATTGGCGGCTACTACGAGACCGACTATTCGACCAATCCGCATTGGATTGCCAACGTCGACAGCCTGCCCGAGCATCCCATCACACGGGGCGTCAAACCCTTTCATCTCAACGACGAATGGTATTTCAACATCCGTTTTCCGGTTGAGGCGGACCACATCCAACCGATTGTCCAGGCGACCCCGCCGGATGATGTGCGTCGCACCAAAGCGGCGGCAGATCATCCCGGTCGTTTAGAAACATTGAGCTGGGCCATTGAGCGTCCCGACGGCGGCCGTGGTTTCGGTTTCACTGGGGGGCACTTCCACAACAATTGGGGCGACGACAATTTCCGCAAATTGGTCCTCAACGCCATTGCCTGGACCGCCGGCGCCGAAGTCCCCGCCGAAGGCATCGCCTCTAAGGTCGATCCCGAGGAACTGAAACAGAACCTCGACAAAAAACGCAAGTAG
- a CDS encoding HdeD family acid-resistance protein — translation MSQDQTGLSSPAALVGIQELRHNWGWFLGLGVLLIIAGMAAIGSSVWMTGLTVMFLGWLLLFSGVIQAANFFWRKQWKGFFIDAVSAALYILMGIVLIKNPLEGAVAFTMLIAILLIVGGIFRIAICLMTKMEHKIWLLLHGVVSIVLGGMILQEWPESGLWVIGLFVGIDMLIGGWSMVMLAFAAKNLPSSMDDTGAAPA, via the coding sequence ATGTCACAAGATCAAACAGGCCTTTCGTCACCTGCTGCACTTGTTGGAATTCAGGAGCTGCGTCACAACTGGGGTTGGTTCCTGGGGCTGGGAGTGCTCTTGATTATCGCCGGCATGGCCGCCATTGGATCATCCGTCTGGATGACCGGCCTGACCGTCATGTTTTTAGGCTGGCTGTTGCTGTTTAGTGGTGTGATTCAAGCAGCGAACTTCTTTTGGCGCAAACAGTGGAAAGGCTTTTTTATCGATGCGGTCAGCGCGGCGTTGTATATTCTGATGGGCATCGTGCTCATTAAAAACCCACTGGAGGGTGCCGTTGCATTCACAATGCTGATTGCAATTCTGTTGATTGTCGGCGGTATTTTTCGCATTGCCATCTGTCTGATGACAAAAATGGAACACAAAATCTGGTTGTTGTTGCACGGCGTGGTGTCGATCGTGCTGGGGGGAATGATCCTGCAAGAATGGCCCGAATCGGGTCTATGGGTCATCGGGCTGTTCGTCGGTATCGACATGTTGATCGGCGGTTGGTCGATGGTCATGCTCGCCTTTGCCGCCAAGAATTTGCCTTCCAGCATGGATGACACAGGTGCAGCGCCTGCCTAG
- a CDS encoding MDR/zinc-dependent alcohol dehydrogenase-like family protein: protein MRAIMFDETGISFRDDIPQPVCRENEVLIHVLLAGLCETDLQLVQGYMGFHGILGHEFVGIAETGRFAGQRVVGEINCACGNCETCRRGLVTHCPHRSVLGILNHDGAFADYIAVPEVNLHRVPDEISTEAAVFTEPLAAAFQIPAQIPFSKEMRVVVLGDGRLGNLCAQVIRLSGATVSVVGKHRRKLALLEEMGIATGLLENLSPEHSADVVVDCTGSPSGLPTAYQLVKPRGTIVLKTTVAGTPKMTLAPLVIDEITVVGSRCGPFDRAVAALENGEVEVLPLIDHRLPLSAALEAFEIARTTDTLKILLHVNDP from the coding sequence ATGCGCGCCATCATGTTTGATGAAACCGGAATCTCGTTTCGCGACGACATTCCTCAACCGGTTTGCCGCGAAAACGAAGTGTTAATCCACGTGCTGCTCGCGGGTCTCTGTGAGACCGACCTGCAACTGGTCCAAGGCTACATGGGATTCCACGGCATCTTAGGACACGAATTCGTAGGGATTGCCGAAACGGGTCGTTTTGCCGGGCAGCGAGTTGTGGGTGAAATCAATTGCGCCTGTGGAAACTGTGAAACGTGTCGGCGGGGGCTTGTCACACATTGTCCGCACCGCTCGGTGCTGGGCATTTTGAATCACGACGGCGCGTTCGCTGACTACATCGCCGTCCCGGAAGTCAATCTGCATCGGGTGCCGGATGAAATCTCTACTGAGGCGGCTGTCTTTACCGAGCCATTGGCAGCGGCGTTCCAGATTCCGGCCCAGATTCCGTTCTCCAAAGAAATGCGGGTCGTGGTCCTCGGGGATGGTCGGCTGGGCAATCTGTGCGCGCAGGTGATCCGCCTCTCCGGAGCCACGGTTTCGGTCGTCGGCAAACATCGCCGGAAATTGGCTCTGTTAGAAGAAATGGGAATTGCCACCGGACTGTTAGAAAACCTGTCGCCCGAGCACAGTGCGGATGTGGTGGTGGATTGCACGGGATCTCCCAGCGGATTGCCGACTGCATACCAGCTTGTGAAACCGCGAGGCACAATCGTGCTCAAAACCACGGTGGCGGGAACGCCGAAAATGACGTTGGCCCCGCTGGTGATTGATGAAATTACGGTCGTCGGATCGCGCTGTGGACCTTTTGACCGGGCTGTGGCCGCTTTGGAAAACGGTGAAGTGGAGGTGCTACCCTTAATCGATCACCGGTTGCCGCTATCCGCCGCATTAGAAGCCTTCGAAATTGCTCGCACGACCGATACCCTGAAAATCTTACTGCACGTCAACGACCCCTAA
- a CDS encoding DUF2752 domain-containing protein, producing the protein MPIAPANSTPRPPAAPAVRQRIHGGDWFWIALAVLIPLAGWFLQVVGTEQVSLLGDSRWQLPELCYSRSWLGIDCPACGMTRSTIHLVHGRLAESWSVHRLAWLVMLVILAQVPYRLLIPWQQRVSDPRWIRYEMRMWAGLGILLILNRIWDVLI; encoded by the coding sequence ATGCCGATTGCCCCCGCCAACTCGACGCCTCGTCCACCCGCTGCCCCCGCAGTGCGGCAACGGATTCATGGCGGCGATTGGTTCTGGATCGCACTGGCTGTGTTGATCCCGTTGGCCGGCTGGTTCCTGCAGGTCGTCGGGACCGAACAGGTGTCTCTTCTCGGCGATTCACGATGGCAGTTACCCGAGTTATGCTATTCCCGAAGTTGGCTGGGAATCGACTGCCCCGCTTGCGGGATGACCCGGAGCACCATTCATCTGGTTCATGGTCGACTGGCCGAGTCCTGGAGTGTGCACCGTTTGGCGTGGTTGGTGATGTTGGTCATTCTCGCTCAGGTCCCCTATCGACTGTTGATCCCCTGGCAGCAGCGCGTCAGCGATCCCCGCTGGATCCGTTACGAAATGAGAATGTGGGCCGGCTTGGGGATTTTGCTGATTTTGAATCGGATCTGGGACGTGCTGATCTAA
- the nhaA gene encoding Na+/H+ antiporter NhaA encodes MLDKGKGMGSPASGSSPNTFQRFFQSEVSGSILLLVCSVVALIWANSPWAESYHHVLHEHIGLNWGPEGATSFDEVHNFSMSLHHWVNDGMMAIFFFVVGLEIKRELLVGELSSLKKSALPVGAALGGMLVPALLYTFLNFGGPGMRGWGIPMATDIAFALGALSLFGSRVPISLKVFLTALAIVDDLGAVVVIAIFYTDTISIMALAVAAAFLSGIFVANRMNVRHTGIYLLLAAAVWVAVLASGVHTTIAGTLIALLVPVRAKIDPREYLKLCRGRLNELEAAEFTRDSMIGDQKQLEDLSDIYVASEDMIPAGVNLEHRLHPITTFIILPLFALLNAGVPIDFESLSEAPITVGLGVMLGLIVGKQIGVMLFSWLAIRSGLAAMPAGVTWGQLWGVSCLAGVGFTMSLFVSGLAFTDQAFDSQSKLGVLAASAISGVLGYIVLQKKLSPAVD; translated from the coding sequence ATGTTAGATAAGGGCAAAGGCATGGGATCACCGGCTTCCGGTAGTTCTCCGAATACGTTTCAGCGTTTCTTCCAATCGGAAGTTTCCGGCAGTATCTTGTTGCTGGTCTGTTCAGTGGTGGCTCTCATCTGGGCCAACTCTCCCTGGGCAGAGAGCTACCATCATGTCTTGCACGAACACATCGGGCTGAATTGGGGGCCTGAGGGAGCAACTTCTTTCGACGAAGTCCACAACTTTAGCATGAGCCTGCATCATTGGGTGAATGACGGGATGATGGCCATTTTTTTCTTCGTCGTTGGTTTGGAAATCAAACGGGAATTGTTGGTCGGCGAACTCTCCTCACTCAAGAAATCGGCTTTGCCGGTTGGCGCGGCCTTGGGCGGAATGTTGGTCCCAGCGCTGCTCTATACGTTCTTGAATTTTGGCGGTCCCGGCATGCGGGGCTGGGGAATCCCCATGGCGACCGATATTGCCTTTGCATTGGGCGCGCTGTCGCTGTTTGGCAGCCGCGTACCGATTTCGCTCAAAGTATTTCTCACAGCACTGGCCATTGTGGATGACCTGGGGGCGGTCGTGGTTATCGCCATTTTTTATACGGACACAATATCCATAATGGCATTGGCCGTGGCGGCAGCGTTTTTATCAGGGATCTTCGTCGCCAACCGCATGAATGTGCGTCACACGGGAATTTATCTGTTGTTAGCAGCGGCCGTTTGGGTGGCGGTATTGGCATCGGGAGTGCATACCACCATTGCCGGCACATTGATCGCGCTACTCGTCCCGGTGCGGGCAAAGATTGACCCCAGAGAGTATCTCAAACTTTGCCGCGGCCGGCTCAACGAACTCGAAGCGGCCGAATTCACGCGGGATAGTATGATCGGCGATCAAAAACAACTGGAAGACCTAAGCGACATTTACGTCGCCAGTGAGGATATGATCCCGGCGGGTGTCAATCTGGAACACCGACTGCACCCCATCACAACTTTTATCATCTTACCACTATTCGCACTTCTGAATGCTGGCGTGCCGATCGACTTTGAGAGTCTCTCAGAAGCTCCCATTACCGTAGGTCTCGGCGTGATGTTGGGATTGATTGTCGGCAAGCAGATTGGTGTGATGTTGTTTAGCTGGTTGGCCATTCGCAGCGGACTTGCCGCAATGCCCGCTGGAGTCACCTGGGGGCAACTGTGGGGCGTTAGTTGTTTGGCGGGTGTGGGATTCACCATGTCGTTATTCGTCAGTGGGTTAGCCTTTACGGACCAAGCGTTCGACAGCCAGTCAAAATTAGGCGTGTTGGCCGCTTCGGCCATTTCGGGTGTGCTGGGATACATCGTCCTGCAAAAAAAACTGTCCCCAGCCGTCGACTAG
- a CDS encoding chemotaxis protein CheX translates to MVAAIASDNPTATLPVNEKLYRAISTSVEDALSMGGLAASCVGTSSVPIPGNGTITGLIGVHGSASGFVTVNSSETLAMKIVGGLLQDDFSTLSAQIIDGFGELTNIIAGGIKARLSKSEFQFSKITVPSVIIGESYEIAYAKGLEFICVVFELNDPDAIMLEQRLLRVSMSLLRI, encoded by the coding sequence ATGGTAGCGGCAATAGCCAGTGACAATCCGACAGCCACCCTGCCAGTGAACGAAAAGCTATATCGTGCCATTTCTACCAGCGTAGAAGACGCACTGTCAATGGGCGGTTTGGCCGCATCGTGCGTGGGAACCTCGTCGGTACCGATCCCCGGCAATGGGACGATCACCGGTCTGATTGGCGTGCATGGGAGCGCTTCAGGATTTGTCACGGTGAACTCTTCCGAGACGCTAGCCATGAAGATCGTCGGCGGGTTGCTGCAAGATGATTTTTCCACACTCTCTGCCCAAATCATCGATGGATTCGGCGAACTGACGAACATCATTGCGGGCGGGATTAAGGCACGACTTTCAAAATCGGAATTTCAATTCTCAAAGATCACCGTCCCCTCGGTCATCATCGGCGAATCCTACGAGATCGCCTATGCCAAGGGGCTGGAATTCATTTGCGTGGTATTCGAATTGAACGACCCCGACGCCATCATGCTGGAACAACGACTCTTGCGAGTGAGTATGTCACTGCTGCGGATCTAG